A segment of the Deltaproteobacteria bacterium genome:
AAGGAGCGCCGCTTCCGCCTGCTCGTGCCGCTGCAGATCGGCGCGGCCGAGCGCCCGCCGTTCTTCCTGGTCGCTGGGATGTTCGGAAACGTGCTGAACCTGCGGCACGTCGCGCAGCACCTCGGCGCCGACCAGACCGTGTACGCGATCCAGGCGAAGGGGCTGCTCGGCGACGACGAGCCGCACCGCCGCTTCCCGGACATGGCGCGCGACTACCTGGAAGAGGTGCGCGCGGTGCAGCCGGAGGGCCCGTACTACCTGGGCGGATTCTCGGGCGGCGGACTCACCGCGTTCGAGATGGCGATGCAGCTTCTCTCGCAGGAGCAGGAGGTCGGAATCCTCGTGCTGCTCGACAGCCTGCCGGCCGAGACGATCGAGCTCGACGCGCTGGCGAAGCTGCGCATCCACGCCCAGCACATGGCGCGCGAGGGCCTGGGCTATCCGCTCGCCTGGCTGCGCAAGCGCGTGCGCTGGGAACTCGAGAAGCGCGCCGCGCGGCGCGAGGCGCCGGTGCGCGATCTCTCGCCCGCGGAGTTCCGCTCCGCCGAGATCGAGAAGGCGTTCCTGGACGCGCTCGCGCACTACCGCACGCCGGTGTATCCGGGCCGGGCCCAGCTGTTCCGCCCGAAGCACGACGACTGGTTCTCGCTCGGTGGCGACCTGGTGATGAATCCGCACAACCGCGGCCAGATCGCGAACCACGAGAACCGCTTCGGCCCGCACGTCCTGGGCGGGATCGAGGTGCACGAGGTCTCGGGCGACCACGATGCGATGGTGCTCGAGCCGCACGTGCGAAGCCTCGCCGCGACGCTCCGCGCGTGCCTCGACGAGGCGTTGCTCTCGAAGTCGGGCCCATGCCCGTCCTGAACGCGGAGCTGCAGGCCGCGGCGACGAAGGCCGCGCCGGATCCGCGCCCGCTGTTCCCGCGCGGCGTCTCCGTGCTCTCGGGCCCGGTGCAAGCCACGCTCGACGGACTGCACCCCGAGGAACACGCCTGCATCGCTCGCGCCGTGCCCAAGCGGCAGCACGAGTTCGCGACCGGTCGGCGGCTCGCGCACCAGCTTCTGGCGCGTCTGGGCGCACCCGACTTCGCGCTTCTCGCCGACGCGGACCGGGCGCCGATCTGGCCCGAGGGCCTGGTCGGGTCGATCTCGCACTCCCACGGACTCTGCGTGGTGGCGGTCTCGCCGCGCGGGGCGCTCGTGGGGCTCGGAGTCGACGTCGAGGAGGCCGACGGCGTGCGCCCGGAGCTCTGGCGTCGCGTGCTGCGGCCCGACGAGGAGCAGTGGCTTCGCGCCCAGCCGGCCGCGCAGCAGCTCGATCTGGCCGCGGTCTTCTTCAGCGCGAAGGAGGCGGTCTACAAGGCGCAGTTCCCGCTGACGCGCGCGCGGCTCGGCTTCCACGACGTGGGGCTCGAGCTGGATGCGGCGCGCGGGATCTTCCGCGCGCGTGTGCCCGGCTTCGCCCGCGTGCTTCCGGGCTCGTTCAGCCTCGACGGACCCTGGGTGCTCTCGGGTCTCGCGCTCGCGGCCGGGGACGTCCGCGAATGAAGCTGCTGGTCGTCGTGATCAACTACCGCACGCCCGAGCTCACGCTCCGCGCGGTGGAGTCGGCGCTTCGCGAGCTCGACGCAATCCCCGAGAGCGCGATCGCGCTGGTCGAGAACGACTCGCGCGACGGCTCGTACGAGCGGTTCGAAGACGAGATCGCCGCGCGCGGCTGGTGCAAGCGCGTGAGGCTGTCGAAGTCGCCGTGCAACGGCGGCTTCTCCTATGGCGTGAACCAGGGCGTGCGCCCGTCGCTCGCGTCGAATGATCCGGCCGAGTACTTCTACCTGCTGAACTCCGACGCGGAGCCGCTGCCCGGCTCGATCCGCACGCTTCTCGACTTCCTCGAGTCCCACCCGGAAGCCGGCATCGCCGGCAGCCAGATCCTCGGCAGCGACGGAGCGCTACACGAAACTGCGTTCCGCTTCCACAACCTGATCTCCGAGCTCGTCTCTCCGATCCGCGGCATCCCCGGTTTCGCGCGGCTGCTCGACCCGCACATGGTCGCGATGCCGATCCCCGAGCGCGACACGCGCGTGGACTGGCTGGCGGGCGCGAGCATGATGATCCGCCGCCCGGTCTTCGACGCGGTCGGTCTCTTCGACGAGCGGTACTTCCTGTACTACGAGGAGACCGACTTCTGCCGCCGCGCGCACGAGCGCGGCTTCCAGACCTGGTATCTCCCCGCGAGCCGGGTCGAGCACGTCGGCGCGGCGTCGACCGGCTGGAAGGACTTCGCGAAGCCGCGCACGCCGCACTGGTTCCGCGGCCGGCGCTACTACTGGTTCAAGAACCACGGGCGCGCGGTGCTCTGGCTCGCGAACCTCGCCTGGATCGCGGGTCACTTGATCGGCCGGGCGAAGGCCCGGCTGCTCCGACGCGAGTACGCGCAGCCCCCGCGGCTGCTGCGCGACTTCCTGCGCTACACCCTCTCGTTCGCGAAGATCGGGCCGCTGCTACCGGTCGATCGCGGCGAGTAGCGCGCGGTCGAGCGGCCCGCGCAGGCGCTCGGCGGCTTCGACGTGGCCGTCCCGGTTCCAGTGCCCGTCGACGCGGTAGTACAGATCCGGCCGCTCGGACTTCGCGGGCATGCGCACGAACGCGGCCGACTCCGCGAGCGCGACCGACTCGATCCGGGACGCGATGTCGGCCTCCGCGTCCGACGTGAGCACGATGACCGGCCAGCCCCGGGCGCGCGCGCCCGCGATCAGCTCGGCCAGCAGCCGCAGCGTGAGCCGCTCGCGCTGCGCGTCGTTCGCGTCTGCCACCGCCGTCGGGGCGGCGTCGGCCGCGCGCCCGCGCGAGCGCGCGAGCTGCAGAAGCGCGGCGAACGCGTGCGAGTACGTGAGCCCGGGGATCCGATCGATCACCGGCTGCATCCGGCGCAGGAACGACCGCGGCACCGGCAGCGGCGCCTCGACCAGACGCCCGTCCGGATCGAGACGGAAGAAGCCGTCGCGGTGATCGTCGGCGAAGTCGTTGGAGCTCGACTGGTACACGAGCACGGTCGCGCCCTCCGGCCCGCTCGGGTAGTCCCGAAGCAGCCGGACGGCCCGACCCGTTCCGGTGTTGCCCACGCCCTCGTTCAGGACCCGCACGCTCCGGCCCTCCGCCGCGAGGCGCGACGCGACCCGCCGCGGGAACTCCTCGCCGTCGTCGACGCCGTAGCCCTCGCTGAACGAGTCGCCGACGAACAGGACGCGCAGCTTCGCGTCGCGCTCGGCGGGCGTCGGCTCGGGCCCGCGTTGGCCCAGCGAGTTGGTCGTGATCCGCATCGTGAATTCTGGCGTCCAGCGCGAGGCCGAGAGGTTGCGCTTGTGGCGCGCGCCGAGGACCGGATCGTAGACGCTGAACGAGGGGCCGATCTCGCGAACCGGAACCAGGAGCCGGGCACCGAGCTCGAGAAGCACCCCCGCGGCGAGCGCAGCCAGCAGGAGCGCCGCGAGCCGCGCTCGCATCAGCGCGGCAGCGTGCGCAGCCCCTGCGCCGGCGCGTTCACCAGCACCGCCATGTTCCCCGGCGGGTGCCGGTTCTCGTACATGACCTGATGGACCTGCGCGATCTGCTCGAACTCCGCGCAGTGCGAGAGGCACGGGGCGATCCGGCCCGCGTCCACCATTCGGTTCAGCTCGGAGCACTCGCGCGTGCTCGCGAAGTGCGATCCCTGCAGGCGCTTCGAGCGCATCCAGAGGAAGCGCAGGTCGATGTCTCCGTTGTAGCCGGAGGTGCCGCCGCAGATCACGACCATTCCGCCGTTGTCGCACATGAACATCGACGTCGGCAGCGTCGCCTTGCCCGAGTGCTCGAAGACGATCTTCGGGCTGCGCCGCTCGCCGAGCACCTCCCAGAACTTCTTGCCGAACGCGCGCACGCCCTGGTTCCACTTCGCGTAGGCGGCGGTGTCGTCGAAGTCGGGCAATCGGCCCCAGTGGTCGAATTCCTTCCGGTTGATCACGCCCTTCGCGCCAAGGCTCGTGCAGAACTCGACCTTGCTCGGGTCCGAGACGACCGCGATCGGAATGCCGCCGCGCTCGCGCGCGACCTGGATCGCCATTGACCCGAGTCCGCCCGCGCCGCCCCAGATCAGCACCGGGTCACCCGGCCGCACCACGTTCGGGTGCCAGTGAGTGAGCTGGCGCCAGGCGGTCGCGCC
Coding sequences within it:
- a CDS encoding glycosyltransferase family 2 protein gives rise to the protein MKLLVVVINYRTPELTLRAVESALRELDAIPESAIALVENDSRDGSYERFEDEIAARGWCKRVRLSKSPCNGGFSYGVNQGVRPSLASNDPAEYFYLLNSDAEPLPGSIRTLLDFLESHPEAGIAGSQILGSDGALHETAFRFHNLISELVSPIRGIPGFARLLDPHMVAMPIPERDTRVDWLAGASMMIRRPVFDAVGLFDERYFLYYEETDFCRRAHERGFQTWYLPASRVEHVGAASTGWKDFAKPRTPHWFRGRRYYWFKNHGRAVLWLANLAWIAGHLIGRAKARLLRREYAQPPRLLRDFLRYTLSFAKIGPLLPVDRGE
- the ccrA gene encoding crotonyl-CoA carboxylase/reductase: MYAALIRRERFGPPSKAFVIEEVPVPQIKENQVLVHMMACGVNYNNIWAATGRPIDVIAMRQKRGEPEDFHIGGSEGSGMVWAVGSRVKGLRVGDPVVISSCRWDESAQDIREGADPITSSTTSVWGYEDNWGGFAQFSAVEEFMCFPKPERLTWEQASCYMVSGATAWRQLTHWHPNVVRPGDPVLIWGGAGGLGSMAIQVARERGGIPIAVVSDPSKVEFCTSLGAKGVINRKEFDHWGRLPDFDDTAAYAKWNQGVRAFGKKFWEVLGERRSPKIVFEHSGKATLPTSMFMCDNGGMVVICGGTSGYNGDIDLRFLWMRSKRLQGSHFASTRECSELNRMVDAGRIAPCLSHCAEFEQIAQVHQVMYENRHPPGNMAVLVNAPAQGLRTLPR
- a CDS encoding 4'-phosphopantetheinyl transferase superfamily protein — translated: MPVLNAELQAAATKAAPDPRPLFPRGVSVLSGPVQATLDGLHPEEHACIARAVPKRQHEFATGRRLAHQLLARLGAPDFALLADADRAPIWPEGLVGSISHSHGLCVVAVSPRGALVGLGVDVEEADGVRPELWRRVLRPDEEQWLRAQPAAQQLDLAAVFFSAKEAVYKAQFPLTRARLGFHDVGLELDAARGIFRARVPGFARVLPGSFSLDGPWVLSGLALAAGDVRE